The Hypanus sabinus isolate sHypSab1 chromosome 3, sHypSab1.hap1, whole genome shotgun sequence genome contains a region encoding:
- the LOC132391366 gene encoding general transcription factor II-I repeat domain-containing protein 2-like, whose product MVDMTAHLNTLNTALQGKGHTALHMLEDVLAFQRKLTVLARDLQKGTLSHFPNLREFKQAHDMINSEYLHSAIIAMQTSFGKRFCEFREVKNTLSFPVTPLSIDPSLLNTTALAAVSQPDLEMELADIADKDIWVSKFRRLTADPEDVARQKAVLAQNHRWSDIENLSEPDKLVFETWNAIPDIYVNIKKNALGVLSIFGSTYVCEQVFSNMNFIKNKHRARLTDDSLRSCVKMKVTSYSPDVQTLCAEVQELKSHLPS is encoded by the exons ATGgtggacatgacagcgcacctgaacacgctgaacacagctcttcaggggaaaggacacacagccctgcacatgttggaggatgttttggcattccagcgcaagttgactgtgcttgccagagatttacagaaaggcacattgtctcacttccccaatttgagagagttcaaacaagctcacgacatgataaattcggagtatttacattctgcaatcatcgcaatgcaaacatcatttgggaaacgcttctgtgagttcagagaggtaaaaaacacattatccttcccggtcactcccctaagcatcgatccatccctactgaatacgactgcattggcagctgtgagtcaacctgatcttgagatggaactggccgacatagccgacaaagacatatgggtgtccaagtttagacgcttgacagcagaccctgaagatgttgcccgtcagaaggccgttcttgctcagaatcatagatggagtgatattgaaaacctgtccgaaccggacaaacttgtgttcgaaacatggaatgctatccccgacatttatgtaaacattaaaaagaatgcgcttggagtcctgtcgatctttggatccacatatgtatgtgagcaggtgttctccaacatgaactttattaaaaataaacatcgcgcacgcctcacagatgacagcttgcgatcctgtgtaaagatgaaggtgacatcatacagccctgatgtgcagacgctgtgcgctgaggtccaggagctgaaatcccatttaccaa gttga